One Helianthus annuus cultivar XRQ/B chromosome 12, HanXRQr2.0-SUNRISE, whole genome shotgun sequence genomic region harbors:
- the LOC110892460 gene encoding receptor-like serine/threonine-protein kinase SD1-8 translates to MANKSTCDSGYRAPEYLIKGVLSTKADVYSVGVLILEAVTAKRTPDCMFPFRNVERNWLEGTVSNIIDPRIDVDSSTMTRFIEIGLLCVQENAADRPTMEEVVGMLLGSSSLTLLVSKLRTT, encoded by the exons ATGGCTAATAAAAGTACATGCGACAGTGGTTATCGGGCACCAGAGTATTTGATCAAGGGAGTTTTGTCAACCAAGGCGGATGTCTATAGTGTTGGTGTGTTAATTTTAGAGGCTGTAACTGCGAAGAGAACGCCTGATTGTATGTTCCCCTTCAGAAAT GTTGAGAGAAACTGGTTGGAAGGAACAGTTTCCAATATAATTGATCCCAGAATTGATGTTGATTCAAGTACGATGACAAGATTCATTGAGATCGGGTTGCTGTGTGTTCAAGAAAATGCAGCAGATAGGCCAACAATGGAGGAAGTTGTTGGCATGTTGCTTGGCAGCTCATCTCTCACTCTCCTCGTCTCAAAATTGCGAACAACTTGA